The DNA window AAAACCCTTTGTACTTGATTATAGAATAATTGGTCATTTAGTCAATCAACTGTAGCAAATAGATTGACGACTTATAATACTTTTACTGATTTTGACATTATGGTTTTATACAGTTAGATGACTAAACTATCtcatattttattatgtttactGAGATAATTTTTACATATTAAATTATAATATACACGGTTCCAATCATAAGCTCAAAATATCGTGAATTGAACGCACAATATTTTGAGGAGGACTTTTTTGAAAAAGCTTGGGTGGTCATGTATTTTTCATAATATAATAAGATTCTAAATTTGGGAAATAATAGAAGTCAACATCTTCCAAACATAAATTACATTTCCCTCACAAGGCTTGCGACCCCTCAATCGGGTAAAGTCCATGCTCTACAAATTGCAAGGTTGGCAACCTAGTAGTATGTTCTACTTATGAAGTTACTTATTAAAAATATGATCACTTTTGATGTTTATTGTATTGGATAACTTATCAGATTCAATATCTTAACGTTATAAATGATGGAAAACTTTCTAAATTTACAAGTTATCCTAATAAGATGACATTATtgagaaaaataagtttttttcgTAAATAGTCAACCTTTTACTTTCAATCGAATAAAATTCGAAAACCCGTCCTTCCTTAACATTGGTTGAATATAATGGAGTATACAGCTGTAAGCACCAAACGAGCCGATCGAGAGCAGAATCATTACATTCTTAAGTTCCGGCTACATAGAAACATGACTGTTCCTTTGTCTCTTCCAAATAAGGACAAGCAAACTCTTCAAGTCTGATACAGTCCTTTTCAAAACAGGATAAGGCTCAGTAGAAAAAGACAAAAGAAGTCTGTAACCAAATAAAGAGACATGCACCAGTAATTTAAGTTACGTCAACTTCcagaattttgtaaattatttcATTATCCATCTCATCACAATGATCTGAAATTTCCTTAATTACAGAAAATCACATATTTAGTTGTTCCGGATGCAAAAACAACATATTTTTTCATAAGTTCGATAGCTTATTGTGGCAAATCTCATGTTAAATGCAACGTCAGTATATATTTGTAAGAGATTTAACaagtttaatatttaattatctaTATTTACGTAAgataaacaataaaaagcaACGTAATGAGTTTGAGCGACATAACAAATTTGATATTTACCTGTTTATTGATTTCACATAATGAAATGTCTAACTTAACTAACAAAACAAATACTGATTTCATGTTCCCGTTGTTTCTTCATGTACTCCTCTTTTTGTTTCAATTCCTTAATTCTCGTTTGATCCACGAGCAAGAAAAAGAAGTGAAATGCGTGGAAAAAGGGGGAGTCCGAAATGGCTTGCATAAAATGATatgcaaacaaaaaaattgaaatcaaaggattTCATTCTTAGAACTTGTCCTGTACATTCTTGTTATGTTTATTTCATATATTAATTATGTGATAGCTAGGAACTCAAACTGCTCGTTTAGGTTACAAGACCTGGTCCCCTCCAGGTTTGTGGTGGAAATTCTACCAACCTTCTACATCACACCCCATCAAAAACTACATTATCTAACGGCTCCTTCTACCTGTTTCTTTGGAGTTCTTTTTGGATATAATTTCTAGTTGAACTTCACTGCATAAAAGAGAATATATTGTGTGGCTTCAAACTTTCAACCGACTTCCCCCGTCACTTTCCTGATTCGACACCGGATTCGACACCGGCTTCTGCATGTTTAAACATTTGCAGTTTGCTCTAACATCGCTAAGCGTCTGCAAAATAATAAACTTTTGTGAGTACCAACTGATGATGCTTTGTCCACAATGCAATATTTCTCGATTCAACTTGTTTGGTACCTTGAACTGTTTCTGAAGATCTTTAATATAATCAACTGCCAAATCGAGCATGTCTGCAGTGTTGGTTTGCTGCCAAGAATTTAAAAAAGTTGAATATCATGAGTTTCTGAACACAATTATTGGAGAATTGATTCGAGGCTAAAATGCTCATGTGACATTCTACCTTGTCCATGTTCGGGACGAGTTCTTGTAGTTTCCTCATTCGTTCACTGATCCGTGTTCTTCTCACCTGTAAACAAACTACCGCTTAGCATCATCTATGTTCGAGCAAAAGACTAAAACGGAAAAACCACAATGAAGTTTCATGGTGGATGTACTAATTATATGTATGAGGAACAAATGTGCTGACTAACAACAAATATTAGCTGGCTGGCTACAGATATAGGAAAATATTTACTCTTTCGGCAATGCTTCGAGGATGAGTGGCACAACCTCTCTTTGCTCTAACTTTGCAAGGTACAGAATCTTGAAGTTGCAAGAACTTTTCCATGGCAATGTCTGCTGAAGTTTTTGGTAAACTCAGGTGATGGGATAATACATGAAACCGGTTTTCAAGCTCTCCGTTCTAACCATGAAAGTTTATTCAGAATGAGTTAAATATGCAACAAAAATTTGCGGAAATTCAAACCACATACACCAATTAAGTACCTGATCAACCGAAAATAATTTCCCATCATGATCTTGGTCTCTTCTCATGCCATCTAAACTCTCTGGAAAATTCGATGAGTCATTCCAAGTTCCGAATGGGAATCCTGTAACATAAAATCAAGGATAAGCGCTGAAATCTCCATTAGTACCATGCCTTGTAACTTTTTAGTGGCGACATCATCTGCAATTTACTGAAAGACAATAATATATCTAGCTTTCTAATCCGAATTTATCAGCTGTTAATCCGGATCAATTTTGGGTTTCCTTAGTAAGAAAACACAATATCTAGCTTAATTCACTCCTCCGCAATATATTATATTTCGCGATGCTCTTTCCAACTAAGTATGAAGTTAGAAAATCAAACACCCCATAGGTTCCCATCTAACTTTTCAAATACCAATCAAATCCTACACATCCATAGACGAAAGCAAACATTTTCAGAACATGTTTGTTTGACTGACCAAACTCAAACTTCCACACTCCTCATTACAAATAGCCTATAAATAGTAATTATTTTACAActatctagagagagagagagagaggaactcATTCTCTTTTTGGTAACCAAATTGCAAATGTGCTTCTCAAATCAATGTCTGTCTTATGTCTACtaccaaaaaccaaaataaaaatctccAAAACTAACATACTCGGATATCGAATCTACGATGCAAACAATAGGAATCATACAATGATATGGTAAAAAAATGAATGCATGCAGCTTCAACGGTCAAAGTATTTAGAaactaaaaaaatgataatcacCTTCGAATACCCGAGTTTTAATATATCTACTCTACTCGTAGTTTAGATTAGATTACGATATCGCTCAGATTAAAAAAGTCATAAGCTAATGAAAGACAGAAGAAAACACAATACCGTTTTGAAGAGAGGTGTTGGAGAAAAGCCCAGCAGGGGAACTACTTTGTCTAACAAGATTTGAATTCGAATGAACTGACTTGTTGGCCGGAGTGTGATGACGTTCCATTGGACCGGAACCCGCCAACCCATATCCGCCATTAAACGAGCTCTGCCTCGGATAATGAGGGGGCAGCAGCCCAGAATACCCTCCCTGTGAGCTCATCCGGATCGCTGACACTGCCGCCTCCGTTGCCGTCACCACGGATTTGTCGTCAAATTCTTGAAAACTCGACGGCCAGGAATCTGAGTCGTTGATATGGCTGTAATTCGCGAATCTGGAGAACAATCTCTCGGACTCCGAAGAACCCTCAACTGGGCTTTTACTGTGAAGCCCCGAATCGCCGCCGTCGGCGAAATTGGAGAGGAGGGAGTGCGGAGCAGAGCGAAATCTGAGCAACCCAGAATTGTGTTGGTGGGTATTTGAATCCATGAATGGCGGTGCACTGCTTGCTACAGTGGAAATTTGAATTAATGGGGTCAAGGTAGAATTGGATGCTGGAGGACCATTATACATACGCTGCTGCCCTCAGTGCTCACGTAATTTTTCCGGGAAAATTCTGagaatatttctttcttttttctttcactttctcAGAGAAAATTTTTAAGCTTTGTTTTTAAGCAGAGTGGGATAAGATCTTGTGGAAGAAGCAACCGGAGGGAAAAAAGCTAAGCTTGACCAAACCGTAAGCcactgagagagagagtagcTAGAAGTAGAAGATAAACAGGGACCCCGTAATTAAATGGAACCTTGAGGTCTGTATCGCAATGGAAGTAGAGAGAAAAAGATGCAGACTTGCAGGGATTAGGgtggggagagggagagagagggagagagagattgagtgCAAGCCTCAAATTAGCTTTTCAAAGCTCTGAAAGCAAGGAAGATCTTGagctgaggagagagagagagagagagagagagagagcttgtgGCTTCGTCTTCTGGTCTGTGATACGAGTTGGGTGCGGCCAATGGAAAAGTACAGAGTGCTATCAATATCTGATCTCTCCACCGAACATTTGCTTTTGTTGCCTCTTTTAGTAGATTTCTACTTTAGTACTTACTATTTGTGGGTTTTCCTCCCTTTTGTTTTTACATatcttttagttttcattttgaaGAATGCAATGTAATTTATACGTTCATTTTTTATTGATGCACATCCAATccacaaagaaaaatatattaaaggACAAAAGTAAATTTGATTACGCAGAAGGAGAGAAATAGTGTGCTGGATTAATTTATCTTCAAATAGACATTTACACAAGTTCACAATACTTATTTTTTAGGTTGTGTGTGGTAGCCAAGGACCTTGAATTCTACCTCTCGTTTAGTTTTTGTCTCTGAATTCTCATATTAGTTTCTCTCGTTTTTTAACTTAACTTTGCGTTGCATGAGTAGACCTTCCGTCAAATGTGTCTTATTTTCTATCAAATTTAAGTGTATAGTGGTCTTTtcatgcaaaaaaaataaaaaatctaagtTATTTAAAAAAGAGAAGAGGATGGCTCCTTAAGGTTAAAGATAAGTTCCTCCTCAAAATGCCTCATGGGATTCCcaaaatttcatatttattatcgaatcgtttatattataaatcattatataaaaatcatctttgcaaaaaaatCAACTAAAACTAAGATATTTAATCAATCCTTAAGGAGTCTGATCATAAGTACAAAGTGTTGTGATCACGAGGTATTTTAAGGAGAAGTTCCTCCTCAATCCTTGAGGAGCCAAATctctctttaaaaaaattattttcttgtttttggatgaaattcCTATTTTATCCCTCAACTTAACGAAAAAGACAGAGTTAATGTAACTGACTACTAGTGCAACAAATGACATATTCAAAGATGAGAGAATCTATTAGTAGATCGTTCAGAGACGAAGACTAAACTCGTGATATAGATCAAAGACCTTTGCTAGAATAGGATGGTGCGTACTTTTGTTATAAGTTGAATTAATTAACCAGCTGTAAAAAATAGCTTAGAGAATATCGTTTCGTTTACTCGTTTGTGTAAAAAGAACTGGTTTGTATTTCTGACCATGTAcagtttaattattttaaaactcAATCCATGCTATTACACTttgtaagagaaaaaaaatcatgtgtCACGAGATAGTTAAGTTTTATCATATGCTTAATGACCATAGATTCTTGCATGGGAAATACTAAAACCACAAGTCAATGTGCGTGCTTGGCTGATATggcaattaataaaaataatcgTAGAATGCTAGCAACCTTCTTATATTGACTTTCTCCTACTCATTTTATATTGTTGAACGATGATtcaaattatctattttctaaaAAATCCTTTAAAGACATCTCTATGAAAAATTAACTGAATTCAATATCAGTTAGTAATCTAATGGTCAtccaacaaataaatgaacCATATGTTTCAATTAATCACTAATACTACAACAACGTTAATTAAACTGTTAAATGATTTTTAAATCGGTTGATTCTTCTCATGTGGTTGTTAGTTTGTGAGGTATGGGAGAGATGGCTTTGGCATTTGACATGGATAAAGGGCCAAAACTATGACGTGAACATTAGTCCCGTGAGCACCAGATTCCGCGCTGCATCTGGTTCTTGTCGTCGTATTCAgttttggctttggctttgggtTTTGCCTCTAAAATTGCAGACGCTGCCTTTCCGAAAATACATCCGTTATTTGATAAATGCatgctctctctttctttttctttcttgttttataTCTTGGTGTTTGCTTAAAATATAATATACTGATTCCAAAGCTTGATGCTCATAGTTTGGAATACTTTCCACATTGTTGATCATAAGATCTTTCACTTATTATAAGTGAAAATAAGTGTCATTAAACTATCGGATTGAGTGATAATCCATTTCTACTTCACTTGGTAAAATCACTCATTAACAGTTAGATGTACTGTAGCATCTAGATATTATATATGACCATTAGTAGAAGTTAAGTACATGAATGTAGTGCAATAAGTTTCTAAAAATAGATAGAGATCTCAAACTCGACCTACATGAACTCAATGACTCATGTGAATGCAAAAATGGTAATTAGTTGTGAGTTCAAAACGATGATACctaatgtaaaaatattgatgtactaaTAAAAAACGATGATACCTAATTATGAGTAGACAATTTATGGTCGCTTAGCTTTGTTATAGATGACTTAGCTCGTTGTATAATAGATATATATCTTGTTTCTTGTTAAATAAAGAATTGGAATTCATTCCTCTACGACAACAGAAGCATAAGCCACTCTTAGTATGAATAACATTCTCTCCTATGAAAAGTTTCCCCATGAATAtctgtagacatgtaaatttcgttgcatacaaTTGATGCATTacaaagctccacgtggcatatgatTCATCataaatggacaagtcatcaatcacatgtggcacaaatcaagcaaaggaagtgtAAAACATTCCCAAAATTCGGCACAAGGAAGAAATCTCCTTAAAATCGGCAAGGGGCCCAAATTGCTCCTAAAAccggaaagaaagctaaagcatcttcacaaaacaagcaagaattgaatattgctcacaaaataggcaacaagccCTATAGATTTTGGCCAAGTAAGGGAAAGTGGCTGAAAACAAGatacaaaacatgcctaaattctcccatggacgaatcaagacacaaatcaaagccaaattcaTCCAAAGGCAAGCTTTGGAAATCTATAAATATAAGGTCCAAAGACAAGCATAAGGTCGACAATTTCTACATTCAAGGTCGACAATTTCTACATTCAAGGATGAAATTCTCACAAAGGGAGAACCtctgccaaatctttgaagactaatacgctgccaaagctctcttcaaATAACGCACAACCAAAGTCGAAGCTTTCTTTCAACCAAAGCCAAAGCactcccttgaagaatcaacaagcacttgtgccgattcattcaagactttgttgcaagctcaaaacttgtaacgacattcgattcaagatcaagttgccaagacccttgaatcaacgaaATTCTACATCAACACTCCCTTTGCCATAGCCCTAAACCTGAGGTGAAGACTATCCACGCAtcgtttcaagctcaaaacttgaaacaATCATTCAATCGTTCATCTGAAATCAAGTCATcatgacccttggatcaacaacctacctatttacatcaaatttgaagactgaatcaaaggaaaattgtaaacaaagaTTGAAACCcttcaaattcaaatcaatacaaatctactttgtacacgtgttctcatTTCATTAGTTacagaattttcgtgtttacattatcttttgagaaatgctaagggggCACCTTCAAAGTGGGACTGTGACAACCTGTCCCGAatgtttatattattttgtccTCAAGAGCATGGAAGTTACTAATTTACTCTTGAACGTTAcgtggtgagggtgtaattgAACTAGGTTGGGACCAATCCATTTTCTTCCTTAGCTTTTGGACCAATtagattttaagttttatttgtttttggttggtgacccaacCTGGACCACACATTTTCACTCTCACATACACATCAgccgttgactctctctctctcctccctcccgGATTTTCTTCCATTTCTGTACAATCGTACGGTCATTTGCTAAATCATTATTTCCTTGCACGGATCGAGGCTGAGAAGTTGATCTTTGTGTTCCTTATGAGTCCAGGAGCTCATCCATACCGTTAGTTCGACGTGGGGACTTCTGAAACTTCAGAACCAAGAAGCTCCCTTGAGGTGCACTGTTCACTTATCGTGATCGTGGACTTTTTGTCGAGTTTTAGGGTGCTAGGGAGCCTTAGAACGTCTTTGCAAAGCCTAGGGAagaagtttgaagtgttttggacGTCAGGAAGCTCGGGTTGTGAGTTGCAGAGGTGGCCGAATCATCGTGGGTTTTTCCGGCAAGTTTCCGGTGGATTTAGGATCtaaaagtggtaaggttttgttcctctcatcccaagcttcattttggtataaaattcgtgaattttggttaagaattgaaaaagatatgaCAATTAgaagtttttccagaaaccggcagTTGCAGAGGTCACCGGCGCCGGACTCCGGCGAGCTGAGGTTGAAGGAAAGGAATATTCtatcaaagttgatggaatatgCTAACGGCATCAGGTATATTTAACGGCATATTCTagattttaacggaatattccctaacgccgttagggaatccgtaAGTGTGCCAGGCATGTGCCTGCGGGTGGGCGGCgtgtctggccgtgccttggccggcgcgtgggaCATcggaatttttttctaaaaatatggggatgttcgtggggTTGCGTAAATcacattggtatattcaaacacctcaattgagcaatgtatgagaagttattaccttgttttgtttatgtgcttaAATTAACGTTTATATAGTTTTTTTGCATAtaagtgagacctatcctgaggacgaaagcagtcaagcaaggctcgggggttacgacccttctacatatcagtgagtggccttttggttttcagtatatatatatatacttggtatttttcccagaaaacttaattcaatggtttgatattttgaaatgccatgtcaaatgctctcTATGTTAATTGTGCAttagtatggttatatatatatatatatatatatatatatattgttgctcgACACTATGGATGCTcaagtaagcttcaggtgagtctATTGATGGTAGTGATGGTAGTGGATATATTAGTGCTAAGATGTATTTCGAGcttattatcctgcaccccggtgttagtgctccgcccgaggacagggcctagccttcgcatgatcgttcacctcccgcaccacacactcaccttggatccaaagcaggtgccagcctgtcgtacagaccactttaggtggttttgactcgtaggtgacttgcgatacttcgcacagcctttcacgtgatcgtagcacttgagcgtatttatttacacctagcatGTCgcacagaccacattaggtggttccgactcgtgtgcaaaatttgattgatgagttgtggacccagtcgtacaggtcactttaggtgactccggctggcatactattttatattgatttattgcacctggcttacttatttctttctgagctttgacatggtatattgggtgggttgttattttgaatatgattttgagatataatagtatatactattttctgggaattatactggttttacggcgatgggttactacttttgatacatgaaatggttttgaaaagctttgttttt is part of the Malus domestica chromosome 12, GDT2T_hap1 genome and encodes:
- the LOC103437055 gene encoding transcription factor bHLH130-like — encoded protein: MYNGPPASNSTLTPLIQISTVASSAPPFMDSNTHQHNSGLLRFRSAPHSLLSNFADGGDSGLHSKSPVEGSSESERLFSRFANYSHINDSDSWPSSFQEFDDKSVVTATEAAVSAIRMSSQGGYSGLLPPHYPRQSSFNGGYGLAGSGPMERHHTPANKSVHSNSNLVRQSSSPAGLFSNTSLQNGFPFGTWNDSSNFPESLDGMRRDQDHDGKLFSVDQNGELENRFHVLSHHLSLPKTSADIAMEKFLQLQDSVPCKVRAKRGCATHPRSIAERVRRTRISERMRKLQELVPNMDKQTNTADMLDLAVDYIKDLQKQFKTLSDVRANCKCLNMQKPVSNPVSNQESDGGSRLKV